The following are from one region of the Streptomyces decoyicus genome:
- a CDS encoding cytochrome P450, with protein sequence MTDTRPTTRTQPAARPQPTVRTCPFDPPREYRTLRDEDPIAPVAFPDGTNGWLVTRHADVRAVLSDPRFGANRRPARATALPAGTPVPPPPPGMFLMMDAPEHTRIRRLLTGQFTVRRMRQLAPAVERIVAEHLDAMASAEQPVDLVRAFALPIPSLVICELLGVPYEDRADFQRNSSTMLRLDASQEEVQQAHLAMNRHIHELVLAKRARPTDDILSGLVQEGSLTDEEMAGVGALLLLAGHETTANMIALGTMCLLGNPGQLAALRADASLWDNAVEELLRYLTIIQFGLRRVAREDLELDGHHIEAGTTVLASLTSGNRDAEQFPGDPDQLDVLRKYSPHLAFGHGVHQCIGQQLARVEMKAALSALLDRFPTLRLAVPADQVPMRDDMLIYGVHELPVTW encoded by the coding sequence ATGACCGACACCCGGCCCACCACCCGGACCCAGCCCGCCGCCAGGCCCCAGCCGACGGTGCGGACCTGCCCGTTCGACCCGCCGCGGGAGTACCGGACGCTGCGCGACGAGGACCCGATCGCGCCGGTGGCCTTCCCGGACGGTACGAACGGCTGGCTGGTCACCCGGCATGCGGACGTACGGGCGGTGCTGTCCGACCCGCGCTTCGGCGCCAACCGCCGGCCGGCGCGGGCCACCGCCCTGCCCGCCGGCACACCGGTGCCGCCGCCTCCGCCGGGGATGTTCCTCATGATGGACGCCCCGGAGCACACCCGGATCCGACGGCTGCTCACCGGCCAGTTCACGGTGCGCCGGATGCGGCAGCTGGCCCCCGCGGTGGAGCGGATCGTCGCCGAGCACCTGGACGCGATGGCGTCCGCCGAGCAGCCGGTCGACCTCGTCCGGGCCTTCGCCCTGCCCATCCCCTCGCTGGTGATCTGCGAGCTGCTCGGCGTGCCGTACGAGGACCGTGCGGACTTCCAGCGGAATTCGAGCACCATGCTCAGGCTCGACGCGAGCCAGGAGGAGGTCCAGCAGGCCCACTTGGCGATGAACCGGCACATCCACGAACTGGTCCTCGCCAAGCGTGCCCGCCCCACCGACGACATCCTCAGCGGCCTGGTGCAGGAAGGCAGTCTCACCGACGAGGAAATGGCCGGTGTCGGGGCGCTGTTGCTGCTCGCCGGGCACGAGACCACAGCGAACATGATTGCGCTGGGCACCATGTGCCTGTTGGGCAACCCCGGCCAGCTGGCGGCGCTGCGCGCGGACGCCTCGCTGTGGGACAACGCCGTCGAGGAGCTTCTCCGCTACTTGACGATCATTCAGTTCGGCCTGCGGCGCGTGGCACGGGAGGACCTGGAGCTGGACGGCCACCACATCGAGGCCGGCACCACGGTGCTCGCCTCCCTGACGTCGGGGAACCGCGACGCGGAACAGTTCCCCGGCGACCCCGACCAGTTGGACGTGCTCAGGAAGTACAGCCCGCACCTCGCGTTCGGGCACGGCGTCCACCAGTGCATCGGCCAGCAACTGGCCCGGGTGGAGATGAAGGCCGCGCTGTCCGCCCTTCTCGACCGGTTCCCCACCCTGCGGCTGGCCGTACCGGCGGACCAGGTGCCGATGCGCGACGACATGCTCATCTACGGCGTCCACGAACTGCCCGTGACCTGGTAG
- a CDS encoding ferredoxin, giving the protein MKVIIDEDKCVGAGQCVLAAEEVFDQREDDGIVVLLDAVPSEELHSSVEDAAARCPALAIEVLK; this is encoded by the coding sequence ATGAAGGTCATCATCGACGAGGACAAGTGCGTCGGCGCAGGTCAGTGCGTGCTGGCCGCCGAGGAGGTCTTCGACCAGCGGGAGGACGACGGCATCGTCGTCCTCCTGGACGCCGTCCCGTCCGAGGAGTTGCACTCCTCGGTGGAGGACGCCGCGGCCCGCTGCCCGGCGCTGGCCATCGAGGTGCTGAAGTAG